The sequence GAAGCGGCCCGTCGCTTTACCGCCGCTGTGGACAGCGCCGCCGTAATGGTCAATGCCAGTACGCGATTCAATGATGGCGCGGCCTTTGGCTTGGGTGCGGAAATCGGCATCAGCACCGATAAACTGCACGCGCGGGGTCCTTGCGGGGTCAAGGAATTGACCAGCTATAAGTACGTCGTTTACGGCAACGGACAAATTCGCGAGTGAGCAAGTTGGACGATCGTCGTCTTCCGCCAATGAATGCGCGGATGCCATAGGTTCAAGGAGTGAATACCGTGGGTGCAGAAACACTCAGCCAGGCAGAAGTTGTCAGTCTACTGGGTACGGTCGAACCCACGGCCGGTCAGGCGGCCGGATTGGCTAGGGGTGGCGCGAACGCGTCCACTCGAAAAGAACGCGCCGTGCCTTACGATTTTCATCTTGCGCAGCGAATTCAGCCCGAACTGCTTCGCTTGCTGGAGTCACTTCACGAAGCCGCGGCGCGCGACTTTGCCATAGCACTGTCGGCGCTGGCACGAGCGGCAATCACGGTGCAAGTCACGGGCGTCAAGCAAACGACCTACGCCCAGTTCTTGCGCAGCCTGGAAAACCCTACGTGCTTCAATCTACTTAAGACCGAGCAGTTGCCGGCACGGCTGGCGCTGGATATCAGCCCGGCGGTCATCTACCCGGTCCTCGACCGATTGCTGGGAGGCCTTCACGACAACGTGCAGCCCCCGCGACGACCGCTCACCGAAGTTGAACGTCGCCTTGCGGCGCGTGTCAGTACGCTGTGGCTGGAGGCCGTGGGAAGGGCCTGGGAGCGTGTCATGCCGGTTAAGTTCGAGCTCGTGCGCGTCGAGACCGATCCGCGGCTGGCCGGCGTGGTCCCGCCGAGCGACTTAGTGGTGACAATCGGCTTCGACCTATTGCTCGGTGACCTACGCGGTCCCCTCACCTTCTGCATTCCTTCTCTTGTTGCCGATGCCTTGCACAACCGCCTACGTCTATCGAGCGACGGCCAGCGAAGTTTGACCGATAGTAGTCAATCTCCGGCCGATACTGTTGAACTCGTGGTCGAACTGGCCAGCACCAAGATCCCAATCAAGGAATTCTCCGAGTTGCGGGTGGGAGACATTATTACGACGGGCCAAGATGTCCTCAGTCCGCTCGTCGTTTGCGTCGACGGCGCGGCCCGGTTTCATGCACGGGCAGGCGCT is a genomic window of Pirellulales bacterium containing:
- a CDS encoding FliM/FliN family flagellar motor switch protein gives rise to the protein MGAETLSQAEVVSLLGTVEPTAGQAAGLARGGANASTRKERAVPYDFHLAQRIQPELLRLLESLHEAAARDFAIALSALARAAITVQVTGVKQTTYAQFLRSLENPTCFNLLKTEQLPARLALDISPAVIYPVLDRLLGGLHDNVQPPRRPLTEVERRLAARVSTLWLEAVGRAWERVMPVKFELVRVETDPRLAGVVPPSDLVVTIGFDLLLGDLRGPLTFCIPSLVADALHNRLRLSSDGQRSLTDSSQSPADTVELVVELASTKIPIKEFSELRVGDIITTGQDVLSPLVVCVDGAARFHARAGAYKGRRAICIEDRCEDGHAESLVEPPMANAQADR